Genomic DNA from Filimonas effusa:
TTATTACATGAGCGCTTTTGGATTCCAGGCCCTGGCATATGCCGGCCCCGAAACCGGTGTAAAAGATAAGGTCAGCTATGTAGTCCGCCAGAACAAACTCACTTTTGTTTTAACCACAGCATTAAGAGCCAATAACGAAATCGCCGATCATGTGTACAAACATGGCGATGGCGTGAAATTCCTTGCATTAAGGGTACAGGATGCTGCAGACGCCTGGGAACAAACCACCAGGAGAGGCGCCGAAAGTTATAAAACGCCGGAACTGATGCAGGACGACCATGGTAAAGTAATCATGAGCGGCATCCATCTTTATGGCGATACGGTTCACCTGTTCATCGAAAGAAAAGATTATAACGGGGTATTTATGCCGGGTTTTGTAAAATGGGAGAACAATAATTTCAAACCTGCTTCAACAGGCCTGCTGTATGTAGACCATTGCGTTGGTAATGTAGGCTGGAACCAGATGAACAAATGGGTGTCTTTTTACGAGAATGTCATGGGCTTCCGTAACATCCTTTCTTTCGATGACAAGGATATCTCTACCGAATACTCTGCACTTATGAGTAAGGTTATGAGCAGCGGTAACGGCTTTGTTAAATTCCCGATCAACGAACCTGCCGAGGGAAAGAAGAAGTCACAGGTAGAAGAATACCTCGAGTTCTATAACGGCGAAGGCGTGCAGCACGTGGCCATTGCCACACTCAATATCGTGGAAACCGTAACCGCCCTCATGGAGCGTGGTGTTGAATTCCTGAAGGTGCCTGCCACCTATTACGACGATCTGCTCGACAGGGTAGGACCTATCGATGAAGACCTGGAGCCGCTGAAAGAGCTGGGGATTCTGGTCGACCGCGATGACGAAGGTTACCTGCTGCAATTATTCAGCAAACCGGTA
This window encodes:
- the hppD gene encoding 4-hydroxyphenylpyruvate dioxygenase — encoded protein: METTIAARNSAVQDVDFLPLEGTDFVEFYVGNAKQSAHYYMSAFGFQALAYAGPETGVKDKVSYVVRQNKLTFVLTTALRANNEIADHVYKHGDGVKFLALRVQDAADAWEQTTRRGAESYKTPELMQDDHGKVIMSGIHLYGDTVHLFIERKDYNGVFMPGFVKWENNNFKPASTGLLYVDHCVGNVGWNQMNKWVSFYENVMGFRNILSFDDKDISTEYSALMSKVMSSGNGFVKFPINEPAEGKKKSQVEEYLEFYNGEGVQHVAIATLNIVETVTALMERGVEFLKVPATYYDDLLDRVGPIDEDLEPLKELGILVDRDDEGYLLQLFSKPVQDRPTLFFEIIQRKGAKSFGKGNFKALFEAIEREQALRGNL